One part of the Xylocopa sonorina isolate GNS202 chromosome 10, iyXylSono1_principal, whole genome shotgun sequence genome encodes these proteins:
- the Rpl9 gene encoding ribosomal protein L9 produces the protein MKQIVTNQTVKIPEGLTVTVKSRLVTVKGPRGVLKRSFKHLALDIRMVSPRLLKVEKWFGTKKELAAVRTVCSHIENMLKGVTKGYQYKMRAVYAHFPINCVITENNTVIEIRNFLGEKYIRRVKMAPGVTVANSAKQKDELIIEGNSLEDVSRSAALIQQSTTVKNKDIRKFLDGLYVSEKTTVVQDDE, from the exons ATGAAGCAAATTGTAACCAATCAGACTGTGAAAATACCTGAGGGGTTGACTGTTACAGTCAAATCCCGTTTGGTTACCGTTAAAGGACCCAGAGGTGTTCTTAAACGCTCTTTCAAACACCTTGCACTTGATATTCGT ATGGTAAGTCCAAGGTTATTGAAAGTGGAGAAATGGTTTGGAACCAAAAAAGAATTGGCTGCTGTTCGAACAGTCTGTTCTCATATCGAAAATATGCTGAAAGGAGTGACTAAAGGATATCAGTACAAAATGAGAGCCGTGTATGCTCATTTCCCCATTAACTGTGTTATAACCGAGAATAATACAGTCATTGAAATTCGTAACTTTTTGGGTGAGAAGTACATTCGCCGTGTAAAGATGGCACCTGGGGTGACAGTTGCAAATTCGGCTAAACAAAAGGACGAACTGATAATCGAAGGGAATTCGTTGGAAGATGTCTCTCGATCCG CTGCCCTTATACAGCAATCGACAACTGTAAAAAACAAGGATATTAGAAAGTTCTTGGATGGTCTCTACGTGTCTGAAAAGACAACAGTTGTACAAGACGATGAATAA